From one Planctomycetota bacterium genomic stretch:
- a CDS encoding sugar phosphate isomerase/epimerase: MTASSDLRISRRRLLGWTAAGALGLGAGRPLGALSRLQARRIPVGVQLYSVRADCAKDFDAALAKVAEIGFEGVEFAGYYKYSKDPEGLRKKLDQLGLKVAGTHIGAGALVGDALKQTVAFHKTIGCRFLICPGDRRFTDPEKSKEFAELMNRAAEALREEGMFCGYHNHVDEFTKKDGDKNYWDLFAERTSKEVLLQLDVGHARFAGLDPAEVARKHPGRTKSTHMKGRLPRGAEGKKPFIGQDTIDWKALITACYEVAGTEWFVVEQEDYPDGLSPMECTRISFEGLKKILAEMGK; this comes from the coding sequence ATGACCGCGTCTTCCGACCTTCGGATTTCCCGCCGCCGGCTGCTGGGCTGGACCGCTGCGGGCGCGCTCGGGCTGGGCGCGGGCCGCCCGCTCGGGGCCCTCTCCCGGCTTCAGGCGCGCCGCATTCCCGTGGGGGTGCAGCTTTATTCCGTGCGGGCCGACTGCGCCAAGGACTTCGACGCCGCGCTGGCGAAGGTCGCGGAGATCGGCTTCGAGGGGGTCGAGTTCGCCGGCTATTACAAGTACTCGAAGGATCCCGAGGGCCTGCGCAAGAAGCTCGACCAGCTCGGTCTGAAGGTCGCCGGAACCCACATCGGGGCGGGGGCGCTCGTGGGGGACGCGCTCAAGCAGACCGTCGCCTTCCACAAGACGATCGGCTGCCGCTTTCTCATCTGTCCGGGGGACCGCCGGTTCACGGATCCGGAAAAGAGCAAGGAGTTCGCCGAGCTCATGAACCGGGCGGCGGAGGCGCTCCGCGAGGAGGGGATGTTCTGCGGGTACCACAATCACGTCGACGAGTTCACCAAGAAGGACGGGGACAAAAACTACTGGGATCTCTTCGCGGAGCGGACCTCCAAGGAGGTGCTGCTCCAGCTCGACGTGGGCCACGCCCGCTTTGCGGGGCTCGATCCGGCGGAAGTGGCGCGCAAGCATCCCGGACGCACGAAGAGCACCCACATGAAGGGGCGGCTCCCGCGGGGCGCGGAGGGAAAAAAGCCCTTCATCGGCCAGGACACGATCGACTGGAAGGCCCTCATCACGGCCTGCTATGAGGTGGCCGGCACGGAGTGGTTCGTGGTCGAGCAGGAGGACTATCCGGACGGCCTGAGCCCCATGGAATGCACCCGGATTTCCTTCGAGGGGCTCAAGAAGATCCTCGCGGAAATGGGCAAGTAG
- a CDS encoding mechanosensitive ion channel domain-containing protein: MDRRKTLIGFVSGLPDAVVWGVLLAAAAAAVGALFLVRRNRRPSFARDFLLILGLSLPIPAAALAIVHFLPPDSPWRMRAQHVLTFAVAALGTYAAARLAVTAVRWGAEYSDVVRASRTTFERFAQFVVLVVGALVLLDALRVPITPLLTTLGVGTLAVALALQDTLANFFSGLYLAADRPIREGDYVRLDSGEEGYILSVGWRSTRMRTIAGNVAVVPNAKLARASITNFDMPARAVQTTIRVPVAYGQDTRRVARVLAETVAGAVGQVPGLLATPAPAVLFAPGFGDLALEFSVQCHVAGVEARAKVEEELRHRIAERFRAEEISFLRAARL, translated from the coding sequence GTGGACCGACGCAAAACCTTGATCGGCTTCGTCTCGGGCCTGCCGGACGCGGTCGTCTGGGGCGTCCTCCTGGCGGCCGCGGCCGCGGCGGTCGGCGCGCTTTTCCTGGTGCGCCGCAATCGGCGTCCTTCGTTCGCCCGGGACTTCCTGCTCATCCTGGGGCTTTCCCTGCCGATTCCGGCCGCCGCCCTGGCGATCGTGCATTTCCTGCCTCCCGACTCGCCCTGGCGGATGCGCGCCCAGCATGTGCTCACGTTCGCCGTGGCGGCGCTGGGGACGTACGCCGCGGCGCGCCTGGCGGTGACGGCGGTCCGCTGGGGGGCGGAGTATTCGGACGTGGTGCGCGCCTCGCGCACGACGTTCGAGCGTTTCGCCCAGTTCGTCGTCCTGGTCGTGGGGGCGCTCGTTCTTCTGGACGCCCTTCGGGTTCCGATCACGCCGCTTCTGACGACGCTCGGCGTGGGGACCCTCGCGGTGGCTCTCGCGCTCCAGGATACGCTGGCGAACTTCTTCTCGGGCCTCTACCTGGCGGCGGACCGGCCGATCCGCGAGGGGGACTACGTGCGCCTGGATTCGGGCGAGGAGGGGTACATCCTCTCCGTGGGCTGGCGCTCGACGCGGATGCGGACGATCGCCGGGAACGTGGCGGTGGTGCCCAACGCGAAGCTCGCGCGGGCGTCGATCACCAATTTCGACATGCCCGCGCGGGCCGTGCAGACGACGATCCGGGTGCCGGTGGCGTACGGCCAGGACACGCGCCGGGTGGCGCGGGTGCTGGCCGAAACCGTGGCGGGGGCGGTGGGCCAGGTGCCCGGCCTTCTGGCGACGCCGGCGCCCGCGGTTCTTTTCGCCCCCGGCTTCGGCGACCTGGCGCTCGAGTTCAGCGTGCAGTGCCACGTGGCCGGGGTCGAGGCGCGCGCCAAGGTGGAGGAGGAGCTCCGGCACCGGATCGCGGAGCGGTTCCGGGCGGAGGAGATTTCGTTCCTGCGGGCGGCGCGCCTGTAG
- the rpsD gene encoding 30S ribosomal protein S4 yields the protein MARYTGPKLRLSRRAGMPLGLKFRDESTKGDLERPPGPMHRPRRLTAYGVHLREVQRVKWTYGVLDRPFRRYYRQAVREPGDTGVNLLRLLERRLDNVVYRLGFALTRAQARQRVVHGHLRVNGRKVTVPSYPVEPGDVIEQAPRNRSRGPILADAARAKDRPVPAWLAVEEPGRRGRVVSLPGAADLTSPFDMRLVVEFMGR from the coding sequence ATGGCCCGCTACACCGGACCCAAGCTTCGCCTGAGCCGCCGCGCCGGAATGCCCCTCGGCCTTAAATTCCGGGACGAGTCCACCAAGGGCGACCTCGAGCGTCCCCCCGGACCCATGCACCGACCCCGCCGCCTGACCGCCTACGGCGTGCACCTGCGGGAAGTCCAGCGCGTCAAGTGGACCTATGGCGTGCTCGACCGCCCGTTCCGGCGATACTACCGGCAGGCCGTGCGCGAGCCCGGCGACACGGGCGTCAATCTCCTGCGCCTCCTGGAGCGGCGTCTCGACAACGTGGTCTACCGGCTGGGTTTCGCCCTTACCCGCGCCCAGGCCCGGCAACGGGTCGTCCACGGCCACCTTCGGGTCAACGGACGCAAGGTCACCGTCCCCTCTTACCCGGTCGAGCCGGGAGACGTCATCGAGCAGGCGCCCCGGAACCGCAGCCGCGGCCCGATTCTCGCCGACGCGGCGCGCGCCAAGGACCGGCCGGTCCCGGCCTGGCTGGCCGTTGAGGAGCCCGGCCGGCGCGGGCGCGTGGTGAGCCTCCCCGGCGCGGCGGATCTGACGTCCCCCTTCGACATGAGGCTCGTCGTCGAATTCATGGGCCGGTGA
- a CDS encoding FHA domain-containing protein, with amino-acid sequence MNKLGLVWIGPQGEEGEPLDGAVTIGSAPDATIRVKDAAPRHAVIRRAPEGYVLRDLTGQRLIAVNGRRVEQHLLREGDLFRIGSVEFRTVVCKEPERVEPHPSVAPAPLRRPPSPRRPEAPARPGWRRPVFAAASIVSGIVGVLLILLSSRQDASIPPEAPRPVLKVTPRSFPPDSSTSAPPPAPAPLVEAPSFRGSEETAPAPLAEVPDVRPLPRSLFPRERSESDAPLPMESPRPAPGPSSEALCWVRNWNRPEHVSLQDEAAALRSSSFAVRYAALLVRLHRAFSEGTGYEAAYRALLEASPQGGPPSAREHVRALAESLKEAVYCTDCTGGRRTCPDCSGKGRRDRNCPVCEGRGRVRASGAVGNADVTVKCRNCEGLKIFRDVTCETCSRSGSILCPSCRGSPWREARCYADECRNGRIPCRSCRGRGWVSVPCPHCVNGRVRPSGAVGDADVTTKCRTCSIDGYQGNGTLRKNCPDCRRNGWTTCPECGGAFSKRRGGFRGVPLSRVFTAEPCRCPTASGPQAPDLCPRCLGLGVRLRPAKDPSKTLD; translated from the coding sequence ATGAACAAACTCGGCTTGGTTTGGATCGGCCCTCAGGGGGAGGAAGGAGAACCCCTCGACGGAGCCGTCACGATCGGAAGCGCCCCGGACGCCACGATCCGGGTGAAGGACGCCGCCCCTCGCCACGCCGTCATCCGGCGCGCTCCGGAAGGATACGTTCTGCGCGACCTGACGGGCCAGCGCCTGATCGCCGTGAACGGCCGCCGGGTCGAACAGCACCTGCTTCGGGAAGGGGACCTCTTCAGGATCGGCTCCGTCGAGTTCCGAACGGTCGTCTGCAAGGAGCCGGAACGGGTCGAACCTCACCCTTCCGTGGCGCCGGCGCCCCTGCGGCGTCCGCCCTCCCCAAGGCGCCCGGAGGCCCCGGCGCGGCCGGGGTGGAGGCGACCCGTTTTCGCCGCGGCGTCGATCGTTTCGGGGATCGTCGGGGTCCTGCTGATCCTGCTTTCTTCGCGACAGGACGCGTCGATCCCTCCCGAAGCTCCCCGGCCGGTCCTGAAAGTCACCCCCCGCTCTTTCCCTCCTGATTCCTCGACGTCCGCCCCGCCGCCGGCGCCGGCACCTCTCGTGGAGGCCCCTTCCTTCCGCGGATCGGAGGAAACCGCACCCGCCCCCCTCGCCGAGGTCCCGGACGTCCGCCCCCTCCCGCGCTCCCTTTTCCCGCGCGAACGGTCGGAGTCGGATGCCCCGCTTCCCATGGAAAGCCCCCGCCCTGCTCCCGGGCCGTCTTCGGAAGCTCTCTGTTGGGTGCGAAACTGGAACCGGCCCGAGCATGTCTCCCTCCAGGATGAAGCCGCCGCGCTCAGGTCGTCCTCTTTCGCCGTCCGTTACGCCGCCCTCCTCGTCCGGCTCCACCGGGCGTTTTCCGAAGGAACCGGTTACGAGGCCGCGTACCGCGCCCTGCTCGAGGCTTCCCCCCAGGGCGGTCCCCCTTCCGCCCGGGAGCACGTGCGGGCCCTTGCCGAAAGCCTCAAAGAGGCGGTCTATTGCACCGACTGCACCGGCGGGAGGCGGACCTGTCCCGATTGCTCGGGAAAAGGACGGCGGGATCGGAACTGCCCCGTCTGCGAGGGGCGCGGCCGCGTGCGCGCCTCGGGAGCCGTCGGAAACGCCGACGTCACCGTCAAGTGCCGCAACTGCGAGGGACTGAAGATCTTTCGGGACGTGACCTGCGAAACCTGCTCCCGCTCGGGATCGATCCTGTGTCCCTCCTGCCGCGGCTCCCCCTGGCGGGAGGCCCGATGCTATGCCGACGAATGCCGGAACGGGCGCATTCCGTGCCGGAGCTGCCGGGGCCGCGGATGGGTTTCCGTTCCGTGCCCCCACTGCGTCAACGGCCGCGTCCGCCCGAGCGGGGCGGTCGGCGACGCGGACGTCACGACGAAGTGCCGCACCTGCTCCATCGACGGCTATCAGGGAAACGGCACGCTGCGCAAGAACTGCCCCGACTGCCGCCGGAACGGATGGACGACCTGCCCGGAATGCGGGGGCGCTTTCTCCAAGCGGCGGGGCGGATTCCGCGGCGTCCCCCTTTCGCGCGTCTTCACGGCCGAACCGTGCCGGTGTCCCACCGCCTCCGGCCCGCAGGCGCCGGACCTCTGTCCCCGCTGCCTGGGCCTCGGCGTCCGCCTGCGGCCCGCCAAGGATCCTTCCAAGACCCTCGACTGA
- a CDS encoding SMP-30/gluconolactonase/LRE family protein produces the protein MTFARVLPAVLFLPWAVAVSPSAGYEPPCFIDGAQSMNGRFVVTAEPVVYAGIHGPNRWRFVWKDTQTGQVLVSDARGVQGGQVYAQLFVAPDGETFALFNHVTLWSAEKSGMHGPAGLREKMGTPEWPDLEYFRHRVLVYRKNGEILRSLAIRDIATPEEWPSFQPLFNRMEWLSPYDGLEHKQVVRPAYALCRVSPDYTILELTLKPPRGARSPGRRVRISLTDGSVLAPENWPTTADKIPVPSYVGEIRQTVLGPRSIERYQPSLDPVRRSGRLRETSASPESPSAGTSSKNQDVTFERLREGFSKLDTPAWLPAEQCLLVTDLEQRKLWKLNPPRFTAEVVWEDAVRGKTGPDGRFYGLFEGKLASWRPGETPAVLADRAADGRPLSLNDLAVDRRGAIYFTTLKDPEHGRLSLADPGSRTVRVQFDGANDRDLANPNGVALSADGRFLYVGISNYKNRARSGVYRFPLRPDGSVDVAAGKSAPWAPVPGPDGIAVAGDGRVFFTAGPAIHVYSPEGKAVGRLPLPGRESGTNLTFGGPDGRTLFVTTNTALYAATIRAAAGP, from the coding sequence ATGACCTTCGCCCGCGTGCTCCCGGCCGTTCTGTTCCTGCCCTGGGCGGTGGCCGTTTCTCCTTCCGCCGGATACGAACCTCCCTGCTTCATCGACGGCGCCCAGTCCATGAACGGCCGGTTCGTCGTCACCGCCGAACCGGTGGTGTACGCAGGAATTCACGGCCCCAACCGCTGGCGCTTCGTGTGGAAAGATACCCAGACCGGCCAGGTCCTCGTATCCGACGCCCGGGGGGTCCAGGGCGGCCAGGTGTACGCCCAGCTCTTCGTGGCTCCGGACGGGGAAACCTTCGCCCTCTTCAATCACGTGACCCTCTGGTCCGCCGAAAAATCCGGCATGCACGGACCGGCCGGACTGCGCGAGAAGATGGGAACCCCCGAATGGCCCGATCTGGAGTACTTCCGCCACCGCGTCCTGGTCTATCGGAAAAACGGAGAGATCCTCCGCTCCCTGGCCATCCGCGACATCGCGACGCCGGAGGAATGGCCTTCCTTTCAGCCGCTCTTCAACCGGATGGAATGGCTTTCCCCCTACGACGGCCTGGAGCACAAGCAAGTCGTTCGCCCCGCGTACGCCCTCTGCCGCGTGAGTCCGGACTATACGATCCTGGAGCTGACCCTGAAACCGCCCCGCGGCGCGCGGTCCCCGGGACGCAGGGTCCGCATTTCCCTGACGGACGGCTCCGTCCTCGCTCCGGAAAACTGGCCGACGACCGCGGACAAAATTCCTGTGCCCTCCTATGTCGGAGAAATCCGTCAAACGGTGCTCGGTCCGCGCTCGATCGAACGCTATCAGCCCAGCCTGGATCCGGTCCGCCGGTCGGGCCGCCTCCGGGAGACCTCCGCGTCCCCCGAGTCTCCTTCCGCCGGAACATCCTCAAAAAATCAGGACGTAACATTCGAACGCCTCCGGGAAGGCTTCTCCAAACTTGATACCCCCGCGTGGCTGCCCGCGGAACAGTGCCTTCTCGTGACCGATCTCGAACAGCGCAAACTCTGGAAGCTCAATCCCCCCCGTTTCACGGCCGAGGTCGTCTGGGAAGACGCCGTCCGCGGAAAGACCGGGCCCGACGGGAGATTCTACGGCCTCTTCGAAGGCAAACTCGCCTCCTGGAGACCGGGAGAGACGCCGGCGGTTCTCGCCGATCGGGCGGCGGACGGGCGTCCGCTTTCGCTCAACGATCTTGCCGTCGACCGCCGCGGAGCGATCTACTTCACGACGCTGAAGGACCCGGAACACGGGCGCCTGTCCCTGGCGGACCCCGGCTCCCGGACGGTCCGGGTCCAGTTCGACGGAGCGAACGACCGGGATCTGGCCAACCCGAACGGCGTCGCCCTGTCCGCCGACGGACGATTTCTCTACGTGGGGATCTCGAACTACAAGAATCGAGCCCGGTCCGGCGTCTATCGCTTCCCCCTCCGCCCGGACGGTTCCGTGGACGTGGCCGCCGGAAAGAGCGCCCCCTGGGCGCCCGTCCCCGGTCCCGACGGCATCGCCGTCGCGGGGGACGGCCGCGTCTTCTTCACCGCAGGTCCGGCGATTCATGTCTACTCCCCGGAGGGAAAGGCCGTCGGCCGTCTCCCCCTGCCCGGCAGGGAAAGCGGCACCAACCTCACGTTCGGAGGACCGGACGGCCGTACCCTGTTCGTGACGACGAACACCGCCCTCTACGCCGCCACGATCCGCGCCGCTGCCGGTCCCTGA